A section of the Cervus canadensis isolate Bull #8, Minnesota chromosome 8, ASM1932006v1, whole genome shotgun sequence genome encodes:
- the LOC122446005 gene encoding olfactory receptor 13A1-like, which yields MDTHNRSAVEEFALQSFSEEPGLRGLFLVLFLLLFLGALAGNTLIVTAISLYPGLHTPMYFFLTNLAVLDIICTSTVLPKLLENLAVKGGTFSYQGCLTQLFFLTWFLGAELLLLTVMAYDRYVAICRPLHYSTWMGRPVCALLAGSVWAVSAISTSVHTGLMTRLTFCGPNQIQHFLCEVPTLLRLSCSPTTLNNVMIVVADVYFGVVNFLLTMASYCCIIASILRMRSAVGKQRAFSTCSSHLLVVTLYYSTVIYTYILPGSGSSLENGKVVAVLYTVVSPTLNPLIYSLRNKDVKVALRKVFF from the coding sequence ATGGACACACACAACCGCTCAGCTGTGGAGGAATTTGCCCTGCAGAGtttctcagaggagcctgggctccgGGGTCTCTTCCTGGTCTTGTTCCTCCTTCTTTTTCTGGGGGCTCTTGCAGGGAACACCCTCATTGTCACGGCCATCAGCCTGTACCCAGGCCTCCATACCCCAATGTACTTCTTTCTCACCAACCTGGCCGTTTTAGACATCATCTGCACGTCTACAGTTCTCCCCAAATTGCTGGAGAACCTGGCGGTCAAGGGTGGCACCTTTTCCTATCAGGGATGCCTGACTCAGCTCTTCTTCCTGACCTGGTTTCTGGGGGccgagctgctgctgctgacggTCATGGCCTAcgaccgctacgtggccatctgccgCCCGCTGCACTACAGCACGTGGATGGGCCGGCCTGTCTGCGCCCTGCTGGCCGGCAGCGTGTGGGCAGTTAGTGCGATCAGCACGTCCGTGCACACAGGCCTGATGACAAGGCTGACATTCTGCGGCCCCAATCAGATCCAGCATTTTCTCTGTGAAGTCCCCACGCTGCTGCGGCTTTCCTGCAGCCCAACCACGCTGAACAACGTCATGATAGTAGTCGCGGACGTCTACTTCGGGGTGGTCAACTTCCTGCTCACCATGGCGTCCTACTGCTGCATCATCGCCAGCATCCTGCGCATGCGCTCGGCGGTGGGCAAGCAGCgcgccttctccacctgctcctcccacctcctggTGGTCACCTTGTACTACTCCACCGTCATCTACACTTACATCCTCCCGGGGTCCGGCTCCTCCTTGGAAAACGGCAAAGTTGTCGCCGTGCTGTACACAGTCGTCagccccaccctgaaccccctcaTCTACTCACTGCGGAACAAGGATGTCAAGGTGGCGCTCAGGAAAGTGTTTTTCTGA